The following are from one region of the Aspergillus chevalieri M1 DNA, chromosome 1, nearly complete sequence genome:
- a CDS encoding uncharacterized protein (COG:S;~EggNog:ENOG410PZ3X;~InterPro:IPR032567), with amino-acid sequence MADPVRRPRPKLTDPEVFDGRNRSLYRPFRSKLRAKLEVDKEALGNAYDRMWYAFGRLTDGAAMQVLPWMERFAKKGATESQLDGMLDQMDFIFLDRNLEEKAVRDLASLKQNNKPFTVFLTEFNRLLMEADGHNWPENTKRSYLDNALNREMNTRLETVEKKNGFEDYCRQLQQIADRMEKNQLRYSRNNKHTTSTSPAHPVNTTRASSPPQDMDWEPTTTTSARSQPRRVAKHVSREEMERRRQERRCLRCGDSTHFISHCPYDSPRNSTRIARSHIHGPELEDEEEQLREQPKLGKE; translated from the coding sequence atggcagaccctgttaggagacctcgacccaagctgacagacccagaagtctttgatggtcgaaaccgaagtctctaccgtccgtttcgaagcaagctgcgcgctaaacttgaggtcgataaagaagccttgggcaatgcctatgatcgtatgtggtatgcttttggccgtctaacagatggggctgctatgcaggtgctgccctggatggagcggtttgctaagaaaggagctactgagagccagctggacggaatgcttgatcaaatggacttcatctttctggaccggaatctggaggagaaggctgtacgagaccttgcaagcttgaaacagaacaacaagcccttcacagtctttctcactgagttcaaccgactactcatggaagctgatggccataactggcctgaaaacacaaaaaggtcctacctagacaatgcattaaaccgtgagatgaacacacgccttgaaactgttgaaaagaaaaatggatttgaagactattgccgccagctacagcagattgcggaccggatggagaagaaccaactgcggtactcacggaacaataagcataccacctcaacttctccagctcaccctgtgaataccacccgtgcttcctctccaccccaagatatggactgggaacccacaacaacaacttctgcacgcagccaacctcgacgcgtggctaagcatgtatcacgagaagaaatggaacgccgcagacaagaacgacgttgccttcgttgtggtgactccacgcattttatctcccattgcccctacgacagtcctaggaacagtacccgcattgctcgctcacacattcatgggccggaactcgaagatgaagaagagcagttgagggaacaacccaagctgggaaaagaatag
- the NIT1 gene encoding nitrilase (COG:E;~EggNog:ENOG410PG8K;~InterPro:IPR036526,IPR044149,IPR000132,IPR003010;~PFAM:PF00795;~go_function: GO:0003824 - catalytic activity [Evidence IEA];~go_process: GO:0006807 - nitrogen compound metabolic process [Evidence IEA]) translates to MPQTLKVAVAQSRTQSTLSATLTSLETITSHAASKGIRLLLFPEAYLGGYPRTCDFGTAVGARAPHGRDQFLEYFNAAVDLGDTPAGAGDEWVERRLPLPAGKEYRGDGTREMLERVAKRTGVFVATGVIERAGGSLYCAVVYVDPMRGVIGKRRKVMPTGSERLVWAQGSPSTLKAVTTEIDGVTITLAAAICWENFMPLLRQSLYSQNVNIYLAPTADSRDTWLPLMRTVAGEGRTFVLSANQSVRRGDLPEWITKYSQGEASADEYISRGGSCIVGPLGEVLSEPVWEASTDDEAGIEAGLSIAEIDLDDCLRGRLDMDVAGSYSRNDAFQLTVKGLDLNPPPV, encoded by the exons ATGCCTCAAACCCTCAAAGTCGCCGTCGCGCAATCGCGCACCCAATCAACCCTCTCCGCCACCCTAACCTCCCTTGAAACCATAACCTCCCACGCTGCCTCCAAAGGCATccgcctcctcctcttcccggAAGCCTACCTCGGCGGCTACCCACGCACCTGCGACTTCGGAACAGCAGTCGGCGCGCGTGCACCGCACGGCCGCGACCAATTCCTTGAATACTTCAACGCCGCAGTTGACTTGGGTGATACGCCTGCGGGCGCGGGGGATGAGTGGGTGGAGCGGAGATTGCCGCTTCCCGCGGGGAAGGAGTATCGGGGTGATGGGACGAgggagatgttggagagaGTTGCAAAGAGGACGGGGGTTTTTGTGGCTACAGGGGTGATTGAGAGGGCCGGGGGGAGTTTGTATTGTGCGGTTGTTTATGTTGACCCCATGAGGGGGGTTAttgggaagaggaggaaggttATGCCT ACTGGCTCAGAACGCCTCGTCTGGGCGCAAGGATCCCCATCGACGCTGAAAGCAGTAACGACTGAGATTGATGGCGTCACAATCACCCTAGCTGCCGCAATCTGCTGGGAAAACTTCATGCCTCTCCTTCGCCAAAGTCTCTACTCCCAGAACGTCAACATCTACCTTGCCCCCACAGCAGACAGCCGGGACACCTGGCTTCCTCTAATGCGCACCGTCGCCGGCGAAGGACGCACCTTTGTCCTCTCCGCAAACCAATCCGTGCGGCGCGGAGACTTGCCCGAGTGGATCACAAAGTATTCTCAGGGGGAAGCGTCTGCAGACGAGTACATCTCGCGCGGTGGCTCATGTATCGTCGGGCCTTTGGGTGAGGTTCTGTCTGAGCCTGTTTGGGAGGCCAGTACGGATGACGAGGCGGGTATTGAGGCGGGCTTGTCGATTGCGGAGATTGATCTTGATGATTGTCTGAGAGGGCGATTGGATATGGATGTGGCGGGAAGCTATTCGAGGAATGATGCGTTTCAGCTTACGGTTAAGGGGTTGGATTTGAACCCTCCTCCTGTTTGA